The Streptomyces tendae DNA segment CGGACGGCGTGCCGTCGGACGTACGCACGAGCACCACCAGGCTGCTGCGCCCGCCCGGCAACTGCACCCGCTCCACCGTCAACTCGCGCCGCTCCACGGCCTCGCGTGCCAGGCCGGGCAGCTTCTCCAGCCAGTCGTCACCCTCGGGCGCCGACTCACCGAGCGCTCTCACCAGACGCTTCGGGGGTGCGAAAACCATGCGCGAGTCGTTCCTTCCTGCTGTACGCGGTGCCGGCCGCCCCCGTCATGTCAGGGTGTCGGCGCCGGGTCCCCCGACGCCGTACCGCCCCGCTCGGCGAGCCCAGGGAAGGCTACGCTCTCGCCGCTCCAGCGGACCGACCGCACCGCCGCCTCGCGCATCGCCCCGGCGGCCGACCTGCGTCGTTCGCCGTCGGTCGCGCGCACCAGGTCCGCGTAGACGCCGGCCACCCGGTTCTCCAGCTCGGCCGCCAGCCGCACCGCGGCGGCCGCGTCCGGCACCGGGAACGGCAGCGCGTAACCCGCCGCGGCGGCGACGGGAGAGCCGCCGGCGTCCTTCACCGCACGCACCAGCGTGTCCCGGCGCGCCCGGTGCGCGTCGTACGCGGTGCGTGCCTCGGTGCGCCGCTTCTCGCCGACCCGCCCGCCGACCACCCCGTAGCCGTAGACCGCCGCGTGCTCGGCGGCCAGCGCCGCCTGCAGCGCCCGCAGTTCCTCGTCCTGTGCCTCGCTCACCGTCCGGCCTCCGTCAGCAGGTACACATGGGCCGCGCCGGCCGCGGACACCGAGGCCAGCAGCCGGGCCAGCTCGGCCGGTGCGGTCAGCAGCTCCTCGGCCCGCCGGTCGGCGATCCGCCGCTCCTCGGCGACCAGTTGGGCGAGGGCGTCCTTCTCCGTCACGGGCACCGTGGCCGACGGTGAGGACGACGGCGCCGTCACGGCGGACGCCGAGGCCGACGGGCCGGGGGAGACCGACGGCTTGGGCGAGCGGGCCGC contains these protein-coding regions:
- a CDS encoding ferritin-like domain-containing protein, which encodes MSEAQDEELRALQAALAAEHAAVYGYGVVGGRVGEKRRTEARTAYDAHRARRDTLVRAVKDAGGSPVAAAAGYALPFPVPDAAAAVRLAAELENRVAGVYADLVRATDGERRRSAAGAMREAAVRSVRWSGESVAFPGLAERGGTASGDPAPTP